tagcggctcctgtctggctgatggctctagcggctcctgtctggctgacggctctgtaggctcatggcagacgggcggctttgcaggctcatggcagacgggcggctttgcaggctcatggcagacggatggctcagatggcgctggggagacggatggctcagatggcgctggggagacggatggctcagatggcgctggggagacggatggctcagatggcgctggggagacggatggctcagatggcgctgtggagacggatggctctggccggatatggcgcactgtagacctggtgcgtggtgccggaactggaggcaccgtgctaatgacaagcaccttcctactagtgcggggagcagggacagggcacactgtattctcaaagcctactctatccctgatgcgtggtaccggcactggtgacgccgggctgaggacaagcacatcaggattagtagggggagaatatacagtgtgtacagggctctggagacgcactggtagcttagtgcgtggggccggaactggaggcactgggctagatacacgcactacagggagagtgcgtggaggaggaacagggctcaggatacgcactggtagcctagtgcgtagtgtatacactgtaggtactaggctggggcggggaggtggtgccggaaataccggaccgtggaggcgtactggcactcttgagcattgaacctgcccaaccttacctggttgaatgctcccggttgcccgaccagtgcggggaggtggaataacccgcaccggcctatgtaggcgaaccggggaaaccatgcgtaaggcaggtgccatgtatgccggcccgaggagacgcactggagaccagacgcgttgagccggcctcatgacacctggctcaatacccaatctagccctcccagtgcggggaggtggaataacccgcactgggctatgcactcgtacaggagacaccgtgcgctctactgcgtaacacggcgcctgcccgtactcccgctctccacggtaagcctgggaagtgggcgcaggtctcctacctgcccttggcccactatctcctagcccccccccaagaaatttttgggaattacttacgggctttttcggcttccgtgccagacgcgttccctcatagctccggttcctctcccaggtagcctctgctctcctcaatgcctccacctgttcccatgggaggcgatccctcccagccaggatctcctcccaagtgtagcaaccctttccatccaaaacatcgtcccatgtccattgctcctttctctcctgtcccttactccgtttcgttttcctttgccgcttggtcttagcttgttggtgggtgattctgtaacgggtgacgctctcctcatcctcggatgaggtgaggagagaaggatcctcagaccaaaacgcaggctttgggaaataagccatctttatttaacaacgatgatggcaacacgaaacgaaacaaaacactttcaaactacaaaacaagaaaacgacgttgaacgaaacctgaacataaacttacataactaaacataaacttacgtacaggaaacggacgacatcgaaacgaaacgaaacaaacaaacgctacagtcccatgtggtacgaacatacatacagacataggagacaatcacccacaaacaaacagtgagaatgccctacctaaatatgactcttaattagaggcaaacgcaaaccacctgcctctaatcaagagccataccaggcaaaccaaaaccaacatagaaacagataacatagaatgcccacccaacctcacgtcctgaccaactaacacacaaaaactaacataaataggtcaggaacgtgacacttacaTAACTATCACTTGAGGTTACTTGCCATTAAAATCTACATGTGGCTCATGTCTAGTGATATGTTATGTAATCATCTGTTTTGTTTATTGGCCATTTTACAGGGTGAAAGGCTACATGATGCAATCTTTTGCACTCTAAATCCACATAGGCCTACGGCTTGTTAGTTAGATCCACTCTGTGGTGATTAATTTAGCTAATCCCTGAATTTCACTGAGTGACTGCAATGGAAGTTCTGTATTGTGGAAAGGTCACCATGGTTGGACAGTGGTAAGGCCCCAGTCCAATCCAATCCCCATTAATTACATAAGGTCAAGGCAAATTTTCTCTATTGATTTTGATCAACAACTAGGTTATAGGCTACGTCTATTTCTAAACCCACCTTGATTTGATCTGAAGATATGCCTCTGCATTGACTGAGAGGGTGCTCAGTGGGATAACCATTTAGCCATGCTTGTGAACAGGACACTGGAATGCCTGATGGTTTAGTTCAATGTTTTTAACATCACTTATTTTCTTCTGTCATCTCAGCCCAGCTATTACCCAACTTATTTGCTAAGCCTGACATGTGCTGTAGTAACACTGATTGGACCCGTCTCTCCCCAGATGGTCACCAGCCTGCCAGAGCACTGGAAGCCAGGTCCAGACTTCTACGGCGTGTCCTGTGAACCCGTGCTGGTCACTGCAGGTGCCGGGGTCATCGGCTTCCTCTTCTGGAGGAGCATTCTATCTGTAAGTCGTTGTTGCACAGTTACtgctttcataatttcataatctgATTGCTTTGTTATTCTATGATGTATTGTATGCTACCGTTGAGGAGGCTGTTTGCTGCCACTTTTATTTTCCTTCTCACAGGTCAAAAGCAAGTCATATCTAAGTAAGTTCTTCTCTCTGGCTATTTAGGGTGCATAGTGAATCCTCATTCATATTACTTACAGGCTGGTGTCCTTGTCACGTGTAAACCATGTCTGATTTCATACTCTTGTCATGGGTTTTATTAGCTACTGAAAAAGAGATAGTGGACAGGATGAAAAAGCTTGAACAAGAGAATAAGGAGATACTCCAAAAGGTCGCTGAACTGCAGCAACAGGTAAGTTGCAGAGACTTTCACTGACTAAGATCCAGACATTTGAGTTCAATGTGAATTAAGGGACATAATGTTTTGACACTATATTTCTACTGGGTTCATCCTCAGGGCGAAGAACTTAAAGAAAAGCAAAAGCTGTCTGAAAAATCTGCCACTTTATCTCTGGAGAAGATCCAGGAATTGGAGGTGAGTCTCTAAGAAATATTATCTTGATCAcatgtcattgtcatgctgacaattatttgatttattataatttttttcttcTCCATAGTGTTTAAATTGACTAAGCATTTtctttttctatccaatagaatattgtgcaagagatggagagacaaaatGAGCGCCTGGACGAGGAAAATAACTTACACGCCATATCCTTTGACAAAGAGTGGGCCAGTACTGCGAAACATGAAGATATGGTGAGTAGTATTGAGCCATTTAGCTGTAATTAAAATGTTTCAGAACAACCAATTCTCTGACatcggttcaattatttgaattccattaagTTAGTTTATTATGTGAGCTCAATGTGCcgtttctctagagagaaatcaaATCAAGCACATACTTCGGGACGTTGTAGTTTTCAACAGGCTATCCTAAATAGGATGGCTCGTTGCTGAGCACAGAGAAAGATGGTTGTCATTATGCATATAATTATCTTTGCCCATAGATATCCGAAATGGACAAAACCATTGAGAAGAATACGACCCAGGACGCACTCTCAAAGGTATAGGTCATATAAGTGAACATGCCCAATGAAAATATCTCAAATATATTAACATTGCAACAATCAAatgtaaagtgtttatttccttTTAATTATCCTTATCATTGAATCTGTAGTCTACCATTCTGATGGATGAAGCCAAGCTCCGCGAAGATGCCCGGAATGTCCCGCACCAGGTTCTGGAGAAGGATATTGCCACCCTGAAGGAGGAGAACCTCTCGGTGAGTACCAATATGGAACAACGATTCACACTTTAAGCCTCCTGACATTGTGTTGGACTCATTGGCCATGCAGGGCCTGCATAGCACCGTCCTTATGACCTAATTTCCTTGTTACAGCTGCACCATGCTGCCAAGTTGTGGGAGGAGAAGCACAGGGAGACAAGCGAGCAGATCAAAGTCTACCAGAAGTCCCAGAAAGACCTGGAGGATTCCCTCGTTCAAAAGGACCACACCGTTGAGGTTCTTTTTTACACGTTACGATATTGTTACACACATCAATTCCTGTTCACACCTTCTCAAATGCACCCTGATGACAAAGAAACATGTCACCTGTATTATGTTCCAAAAAAATACTTCTTGACTGATTCCAGGGGAAAAGTGTAGTGTATCAATTGGTGGTTCTCAACCTCTCTGGCAGGTTCTATCTGACCTGCTAGGAGACCTGGAGGCCTGCGATGACCTGAAAGGTGGAGTTGTGGCTAACGGGGAAGCCTCTAACGGTAAGTTACCTGACACGGTGTCctaatcagaggaggctggtgggaggagctataggaggacgggctccttatgtagcaaaatttgaaattgtgttttttacattggattaaAGTAGAGACTCGGAGcaacaaaatggtatatcatacactacagttgaggaacaatgggaaagtaattctgctttgaaagttgagaAACTTGTTACCtatactggagagctcttctttgtctatacccattcagcattgtccacacttaaaccttagccccacccatctctttaaggattcacatgtgaggtcatgtatggtagtgtactaaacaaccaaagatttcaagactaaaggctgtttTATACTACGTCTaccgacatgtctgtagacagttgtcacagtgacatcatgaacattctattatGAAGAAAAAGTATAATCACAAAAACGACAGGCCGCATGACATCAGCAacctggtggtccaaaatagcataattggtgtattttaacaccaataaacccaaCCATTTAAAAATTGACTTTTgtatatgtcaatctagcaaaccaaGAAAATGTGTTTCTAACTTGTTGGttggctagccagttcaaataatgaccatatcatatacctgacaacgtcttaactttagctaattagtattcattattacaggaaaataaactcacaacaaaatcattatttacaagttaagaAAATAGCTTACGGATGTTAGTGTGACGAAGTAAAAGCAGGGTATTCTACCGGAGAATTTTAGAACTTGGACAGTGTCTCGTTGGCCTAACGTTATATCCTAattttgactttggtgcaggtcatgttcttcacattaccgtctctggtgaTCACACGCATATCAAATAAAACCTGTTTATTTGTcgcatgcacaggatacagaaggtgtaaactgtacagtgaaatggtgacttgcatagtggagtcttttgtttagactagctagctaaacaattaaccataatcccaactcataacgttactaccttGCATGAATCTCCTGGTAGCTAAAACTAACCAACTTGTTCAATGTtacccagctagctaacattaggctataactagaaaTGCAAATGcctctgagatatgaataatattactacacagatcatacacgtaacattagctagcgatcgagccagctaacgttagctagctaacaatatgCTTAATTTTGCAATgagaaaacaactttctgacaaaattagaaacttatATCTGAAAATGGtttcccttagtttgaagatgtattctggagacaggtgttttatacaacagccttctatgTGTTCTATTTTCGACTgcctctgcatatttgcaatcaaaccacagaattttctccatctccttagctatcatactctgcttccaccggacagtccactgatttcaaaacttggtccTCCTAAAAGTGGAGAgcatctttcaaaaaagctgcgTTAGAAAGGGTTACTTACACATACTGagaagctcatgttatagacagaagcgtgctacatggcagaccaatctgaactcgtTTCATGGCGCGTCCAactcatccattatctcagccaatcatgactaGAGGGAAGGTTCCTtcctttttccgtggctaaactaACTCGGCTCGTAGTTTCCcatttttattcatatttacggatggcatacaagtttgttattaaggcacatggaaGTTCACGTACCAGAAGGCATTTTGCCcccaaaaacgcattttgatagttctacattcaaatgcctctcctgtgaagtattgACGCGCGACATACGCCTACTTTCCTGAAACGTGTCACTGTGTTTACAATTATTTGTTTCAGACAAGCAGACCATCATCCAAAACCGCATTAAGCAAATGATGGATGTCTCTCGGGTAAGACTGAGTTCTTTCTTGAACGGACCCAGATTTCTGTGTACCTGAAGGCAGGTAAAACTTGTGCTCAGAACCAAGAAGTGTGTCAACTCTTCCACTAACTATTGGCAGAACTTTCCACAGGTCCTGACCACTCTGTCTGTTGCGGAGGAAGAGCGCGATCGCTTCATGACCAAGCTGCTAAACGAAGAGAAGTCCAGGAAAGAGCTGGAAGGTATGTCCCAGCAACTAGAATTTGATATTGCATCACTGCCTTTTCTCTCTCAACACTATCAACTTGTTTCCACCACAGAGCAATTTCAGAAGCTGTAGCATGACATCTTGTTGGTGAAAAGTGACAAGAACCACCTGGAGAACCAGTACAAGACCCTGCAGCAGAAGATTGACATCATGACCGAGATGTACCAGCAGAAGGAGAACGCTTTGCAGCAGTAAGTGGAATCAGAAGCAGTGCAGTTCATGTGTTAATACCATAGTAGGGTTTGTTCTCCATGGTTCCACAGCATGTAAAGAAAACTAAATTTTTCCTTGTCTTTTACTGTATTCTTTTACTGTGAGGTTGGAGGTTTTCAAATGGTCTTTAAATAGAGTTTGATTTAATTTGTGTCGCCTTACAGGAAGCTGACCAAGGAGGAGTTTGAGCGCCCCAACAAGGAAGACCGGCTGACGGAGATGGACGGCAAGGCCCTAGAGGAGGAGGTCAAGGTGTGTAGGCAGCGTGTTACGGAGATCCAGGACGAGCTGAAACGGACCGTGAAGTCCTACAAAGCCCAGATCATTGAGCAGGAGCAGAAATCTCACGAGAACTGGGTTTgtacaatacaactttattagTCCATTTGTTAAAGAAACAACAAATGTTTCATTTCTCAACCCCCATCGATGGCACATACATTAGGATCAGGACATTTTTTTTAAGTCTTCTGTTTGGCCAGTCATTTGTAAGGTGAATTTAATCCAAAACAGGAGATTTTAAatgtctcttccttctctctaggTGATTGCACGCGCCACAGAGCGAGCTCTGTTCGACGAGAAGAAGGAAACAACTAACCTTCATAACTTGTGAGTGCAACACTAATACAACAGACTCAATTGGGCTATAGCAATGCAGGGCTCAAGGCTTATTTAGTTGATGGAACCAGCACATGATTTGGTTGCATCAATTTTTCGCCACTGCACGGATATAATGACCTGACCTGTGTCCCATAATGTACCTGCATTCCATACAGAACCAGGCTAATAATGACTAGCCATCTTTTACATTAGCATGCCCTTGAGTTCTTACATTGATTTGGATAGATTTACTCAGGGTTCAATGTGAACTTTTTGTCTCCGTGGAAGTTTATATATCCATTGGGATGcatgctttctctctctattcAGCTAGTAATAGGCTACATTTTGTTATTAATTAATGATATATTAAAAAGCTGTATGATATAATTTTGCGATATAAGACATTACTCTGTTTGTTAGAATTGCAGAAATGTATTTTCTAAAGTAAGCCTGTAAAAGATTATTTTACATCTCAAAATAGTATGTTGTCCCTTACGACAGACTGCTTTTTGAAGGAGAGATTAATATGTCTACAGTAGGCTAGCCAAGACGAATGCTAGTTGTCTTTGTAGCTTTCTTTCTGTACACTATCAAAAGTAGGCAGTAGAATATTTTTTTCTCCAGATTCAAGAGAACTGAGATGATATTCTAGGATTCAAAAAGTAAGATATTTCATCTAACACATCCAGGGAATGCATGATTGGTATTTTGATGTGAAACCTGTCCAATTAGGATCCAAAATGATCCGATATGTCTGCCTACACACCTTGACCTAGGCTATATTATTCACCACCTGAGGAAGTGGAAACTCAAAACACGTATCTAGATTGCTAACTCTAAATATGGGAATGTTACTAGATAGCTAATTTATTAGCAAATGTAATGTCTTACAAAAGATTTCCAGCACTAGGCCTATACAGGCTACTGGATGTAGCCCTATTCACTGCAAATGGTGCGCTCCGCGGGCGCATCAAAACCATGTACTACATAGTCTACTCCGGTTAAGTGGTGCCATGAGCTCCATATTGAGAGCTGAGAAATGTCATTGTATACTCACAGAAAGCTGTGACTCGCCTCTCTGTAACTAGAACAACAGTAGCTGCTTTGCAAACTGCCTTTTTCTGAATGCACGTCTCACCTATTGCTCACTCAAAATGGAGACCGGCAGATCCTTTCATTTGGTTTATTTTTGGTCAATCTCACATTTACTTTTTGAATTAGTCATAATAGTAAAGTGAAAAGAGGCACATTGTGAACCAAATGTTGCACTGCCAAGTCGAAGGGCCACAAATGCAAGTGTTTTGATCACAGTTTTGCAATGCAGTAAGCTGTATTAGTCTAGATTTGGAGGTAGAGTATTGAGAATCTAAATGCCTGTTCTCTTTTTCACCCTAGACTGCCTGACATGTCCAGCAAGCTGAATGAGCTCCGTAGGCCTCTGTTCAAGCCCACCCCTGGGATGGCTCCCATGCCTCTCCGACTAGGTAAGAACCAATCCTCAGTTCATGTTATTTAGTGCTGGCGACTGGCACGTCTGGGGTGCATTCAGTAAGGCAAAATCGTCAGAACATAACTTGCAGAGAGAAATAGGGCTGATATGAATAGGGCTGATATGACTCTATTCTTGAGGACAGAGAatcatatttctatctgaacgttctgtaacgttcctgagcATTTCTACTGTCTTGTCGGTTGGATATCATCTGTGACTGCATTTCAAATTAGATCTTGGACTTTTTGACTGTCTGATACCCCATCTGCTGTTTGACGTCCACCCTCTGAAATGCATGTTTTCCTGAGGTTTTGATTTGAATTCCTTGTAGCATGTCAAATGTGGAGAGACTGACACTGAGTGTTTTGTTAAATGGTTTTGCTAAACAGGTGATTCGTACGGGCCCTCACCTGTGAGTGGAGGTGCCCCTTCCCCCCCCTCTCATGATAGAAGTTCACGGATGCGAAGGAACAAGCCCTATCGTGAGTCTCCTGAACCCCCGCCTCGGACAGCCTTGGCCCTGCTGATTGGCCGAGCAGTACCATCTCTCAGccaattaacccccccccccccccttgttcacCCTTGTATGCCCTGACTTCCAGCTTTTCAACCTTTCCTTTTTCCCTGTCTTTACCTCCGCTGTGGTGTTTCAATAATTTCCCTTATTTTTCTTCCTACTGCTCTCATCCTGCTCCTAGTTGATACCCACCTCTGACCTTTTCCACTTCCTAATGTTTGTCTTCTGATTACGTCCTCTCTGGTTTTCGAAGACGTTCTTGCCTGTCTCTTTCACTGTCATCTTTTCTCCCTCTACTGCCATACCCATCTTTCTCACCTGTGTTTGCGTGTCCAGACGATCCAGAATGTTCCCATGCCTTCGTTTGCTTTCACAATTTGGAATAACCGCTCTTGCATCCCTCTTGCTCTTTCAGTACTATGGTGGTGTTTTTGTGTTCAGCTGTTGTGAGATCATATGTGTGTGGCAACTCGTTAGGTTACTAAAGCTTGTGGGATTACTGCATTccatacatttgtgtgtatatatatatatatatatatatatatatatatatatatatatatatatatatatatatatatatatatatatatatatatatatatatatatatatatatttaaaatatacactaccgttcaaaagtttggagtcacttagaaatgtccttgtttttgaaagaaaagcatttatttttgtccatttaaaataacatcaaattgatcagaaatacagtgtatacattaatgttgtaaatgactattgtagctggaaacagcttttattttttaattaataataatgattttttttttatatctacacacgggcgtacagaggcccattatcagcaaccatcacttgcTGATAATGGCACgttttgttagctaatccaagtgtataattttaaaaggctaattgatctttAAAAAAACCTTTTGCaagtatgttagcacagctgaaaactgacctgatttaaagaagcaataaaattggCCATCTTTTAGACTAGTTAGgtatctggagtatcagcatttgtgtgttcgattacaggctcaaaatgtccagaaacaaagcacttctgaatctcgtcagtctattcttgttctgagaaatgaaagctattccTTGTGAGAAATTGTCAAGACACTGAATATCTCGCACAACGCTGTGTCCTACTCTCTTCacaaaacagcgcaaactggccctaaccagaatagaaagaggagtgggaggccccggttcacaactaagcaagaggacaagtacattagtgtctagtttgagaaacagatgcctcattCGTTGAGgaactggcaacttcattaaatagtacccgcaaaaca
This portion of the Salvelinus fontinalis isolate EN_2023a chromosome 27, ASM2944872v1, whole genome shotgun sequence genome encodes:
- the LOC129825615 gene encoding transport and Golgi organization protein 1 homolog gives rise to the protein MRLPNRDKGSLESPPVTDFHEDEQSVSSFVSVLILSGRLVTLFYEYLGIYGVMMVTSLPEHWKPGPDFYGVSCEPVLVTAGAGVIGFLFWRSILSVKSKSYLTTEKEIVDRMKKLEQENKEILQKVAELQQQGEELKEKQKLSEKSATLSLEKIQELENIVQEMERQNERLDEENNLHAISFDKEWASTAKHEDMISEMDKTIEKNTTQDALSKSTILMDEAKLREDARNVPHQVLEKDIATLKEENLSLHHAAKLWEEKHRETSEQIKVYQKSQKDLEDSLVQKDHTVEVLSDLLGDLEACDDLKGGVVANGEASNDKQTIIQNRIKQMMDVSRVLTTLSVAEEERDRFMTKLLNEEKSRKELEEQFQKL